From the genome of Papaver somniferum cultivar HN1 unplaced genomic scaffold, ASM357369v1 unplaced-scaffold_21, whole genome shotgun sequence:
AGTAGCTGCATACATACTTCAGAGTTCAGACATATCGATCCCACTTGCCTCTAGTAATCTGCTACATTGTTCTATGATCTCATATATGAAGTGTGAACTTGTGGGTTTGTCTGCCATGGTATGACTGAATTCCTTGTATTGTTTAGAGGATAAAAGGCTGCACCAACattgtttttaagttttaatacagTACTTGTTTGATATCAGTAAGTGTCATTCATGCGTTTTTGAAAAAAAGGATGATTATGGTTTGGATAATGAAGCTTGGCTTTTTGATGATGTTAATACTTTCACTGAAATGTAAAGTGGGTCTTTCTCTGTTGCAtcacttttctttcttttttttgttggggTTACAAACAAGAACACAGTGAACTCATCAAAGATCTTAAAAAAGGTGGTTACTTGCATATTTGAGGTAACAAAGTACATGTATATTggataaatcaaaaaaaaaaaagaaaaaaagatttgaAAGATTTTATATTACTACTATTATTATTATGGTGTAGCTTGAAGGAAGAGATCATCTGTTGAGTGATGCGATGATGATGTTGAGAGATGGAGAGAgggttttgtttgttttgatggAGAAAACTTTCCAAATGGTATGGTTTGTCAATTCAAACAGGTATCGAGAATAGTTTAGTAGGCATAGAAATAGTAAATAAAACAGGTCATATATGACTCGATCTCGATAGATGGACAGCTGATTGATATGTGTCCATTGATCTTGATCATACATAACACTCTGGAATACACAAGAAGCAGCAGCAGTCGTAGTAGTAGTAGTCGGTCCTGCCTGTTTACTGATCTATCTATTCTAATATAGCTAGCCCATGTGATTTCTTTGCAGATATGTGTACGTGAATCTTTCAGATACATGTGTAtttgcatttttattttgtaaCATTCAATTACCCGAACAATGCTTCCAAGAACCAGGAACATGTCAACAACCTCTCTAGACCTTTTACCGTTAGGCTGATTCCTCTTTGTACTCATCAAAGTCTCGACCATCCTTAGGTACCCAAAGAACTAGGATTATGATTCTTTTAATACTATATGAGTGAAATCAAAGCAAGGCCACATATTCAAAATCTAAGAGAACTACCGGTCTGGAATCTAGGAAACAATGTCTCAATATTTTTAGTTACTTGGAGTCTCGTACACATATCAATACCGAGTAGAGTATGAACGAATGAACGAGTCATAAAACATACCGAATACAAGCCTTTATTTTAAGGAAAATTtgctgtttggtcctaagcccatatatttagttatagtagggtccaaccgggttTTAGACTTATCACTAGGTCCataatattttgaaaagagaaaaatgacGAGCTTACCCTAGTAGTTACCACGTGTGAAGAATGCACCCACTATCTATTCCCGTACAAAACCGCTGAAACGGTCAGAAAAATCATTAATGTTTATAACGTTACACAGAGAAACTGAAATCTTAACAGAAAAAATTCAAAGAGAATCTCAATCATTTTGAGATATCCATATTCTAACAAAATAGATCTCAAAGTTCATTCGCAATCATATGATTTCCCTTTGAAAACAACGTCTGATTCAGAGAAAAATCTAAAAACCTAAGAATGGTTacaagaaaaatcaaaagaacaatcagagaagaagaaataataagagaTGATAGTACTGCTCTTAGGTCATCAGAAGAAGAATCAGGAATTTCAAGACGaaaatcaaagaggaaaaagagtAACAAGGTTGAAACACCGAAATCgaagaaaaaaacttcaaaaagttCATCGGACGATGAATATACAGATGTACtaaaaagaagacgaagaaaaccGAGTAACAACGCACCAATTCAGAAAAAAGGTACTATTTCTAACACTTTCAGTATGTTTTTTGTTTCGGGGACATAGATCCACCAGTACATATTAGAAGTACTGattaaaaatttatgaaaacctATCAGAGTTTACATGCAACTTCTACTTTGTGTTTCTAGCACTTAGAATTGGCATTACATAACTATAAAACTGTAGAATAAGAATCAAAAGTGATATGCAAtgtgtttcattttatttctgatacatagagccagcagtacatatatcaaATACTGAGGTTTTTTCTTAATTGGGTTGTTTTTTGGCAGTACATAAGTCCAGTAGTGAATGGGTAACATTGTTTATGTGTCTATTTACCACTGTTTGTGTTTCTGGCACATAATTGGCAGTACATAACTAAAAAACTGAGACATTGTAGTGTTTATGTACTCTAATTCATCTGTTTCTTTTTTTATGTGATAATGATCTTTGGATATGAAGTACATAAGGCCAATAGTGATTGATTGTGTTTCTGAGATGATGAATGTGTAGTCCATAAATGTTGTACTGAAATAAAACCAATTAAATTTTGCAGGTAAGGTTGTGCCAAAATATGTTAGGAAGTTGTATAGGTCTGGTTTCACAGCATTACATAGCCTGGTTGCCAGAATGAAGGCGAGTAAATATACTTTGAGTGAAGCCACATTGGAAAAGATAGCCGAATCTTCTTATGGACAGATGTTTTTGatgttatggcacactaagtACTCAGAAAGTCATTGGGAAAAGTTGGAAGCTGCAGTGAAAAAGTACTGGAAGTGTTACAAAAGGGGTCGAGTCAAGAATGAGCTCACATTTGAGTTTGTTAGAAGAGGTGAAACACACATTATCACGTCGACACCAGAAAAAATGGGTGTAATGTTTGGAATGCCAAGAATGGCAGGAAGAAGAACTGATGACACCTTTttgatggtaggtggtggatggaGGCAGAAACCATTCTACATTAGACACTTTGGTGATAGCAACACGTTTACAAGACCAATGCTACAAGATGCCATCTTGAAACTGCTCAAGCGTACTGGTATCGAGAATTGTAAATCTGAAGGTGGCGAAGACAGTGATGATGACAATGATGAAAAAGTAACCgatagtgaagatgatgaagatatggagtacaggataccaagagtagaaactgaacaaacaattgaagatatGGTTAAGCTATTATGCCTGTTTATGTGTATTACTTTGTTTTTTACAACAAAAGATGCTCATAAACTCAAAGAAAAGTATTTTGGTTTAGTTGATGATCTTGAGAAGTCAAAGAATGTATCTTGGCCTGACCTGATACATAGTTTcttaaagaagaaaatcaatcagaACTACAACACTCCCGAGGACATCACTGGTTGTGTCGTCTATTTGTTGGTATCGATCATCTAGTACAAGCTTTTTTTTTCCAAGTACATATTTACTCTACTGTCATTTAAGTTTCTGTGTTTGAttctattgatgttatttttgTCATAGTTGTTGTATGCGGAGCATACTCACTTGGTGAAACCAGTGACGTTACCAGATGATCGATACCTTCCAAGAGCGGCAAGGTGGAacatcaaagaaatatctgttgagtttCTAAAGGATATGGAGGCTTCGCAATACACAGTAAGTCCCTAAGAAAAACAATACATATTACTAGGATAAGTTTTATTTCATAATGcttcttgtagttttggtttaggAAACAATGATGCACCAGTACATATCTAAAAAAATGATTAAAGTTGATGAATTTAAGTATAATTATTTGTGTTTTCATAAATAATTATACTTAAATGATTTGTTTTAGGTAGGACACTATCAGAAAAGCAGTTCTCTGATTGACCAAAATGATTGTGTGTGTGTCATATGCACTatttatttgagtacatatatgttatACTGATACAAAAACTGGTTATATGTGTGCATTATATGTACTTTTCCAGTTCTCTAAagaatttaaggatgaatatactatgtatgaaaaagaaattttgaatgaAATTGCTCAAAGGCTTCCAGTTGAAGAAGTGCCATTGACAGTAGATTGGCAAGAAAAATTCGAGGATTTGGAAGTAAAGAATGAAGATTTGAGGCTGACAATTGCAGAAAAATGGTGTGAGTTACAGAGCAGGAAAGAGGACGGCCTCCCCATTGATGTGAGTATCCTAGAAGAGCTTTTGAATGATATATATCACAGAGCTTACCCACCTCCACAACCAAACTCGGGAGAAGAAGAATCTAGCAGTAGCTCTGAAGAAGGGCATGATGATTTGGATGACACCGTTCCATCAGCAACTACTCCCTTTGTAACAGAGGATGAACAGGAAATTCCAGATGATACCCAAGAAAAGTCGAATGAACAGGGAAATGCTACTCCAACAATGCCTGTTATGGGGGGATCTGAAGAAAATCTCACACAGTTCGATATTGAAGTTTCACAGTTTAAAATTTGGGCTAGATCTGATTTGGAGCGAAAGGTGAAAGAGCTGCAAGAGGAAAAGAGCATGCCAGAACCATCACAGGTAAGTTATATTCTTTCTAGTATTAGTTTAGTTTGTAAAAAACTAAAACTTGTCAGTACATATCTAATATACTGAAAAAACATACAAGTACATATCTGCAATACTGATTAAAAACATATCACCTTATGTTGAATAACAGACTGAAAAGGCTGAACTCCAACAAACAGCAGCGACACAAGTTCTGGGTAATATTGAAGTGGAAATTGGTTCTCTTAGAGATAGACAGGTGAGCGAATTGaacgttacactagttaccaattTTATACTTTGTCATCCTATAAAATAATACGGTTTGGCATTGCATTTATGTAGGGTGCATCGCTTGAAGAAATATTTCCGAATATGCAGTTTATACCTTTGGTTTGTGAGCTGCCGAGTCTCAAAGAACTGCATACCGTGCCGATGGAGAAACTGATTGACCTGGCCATCCATGGGAAGGGTATTTATACCGATGAGTACTCAAAATATCTACAAGCTGAAATTATGGGAGGTCCTTATCCATCCTTAGGAATTCTTAGTCTGGAGTACCCGTCGACTGGTAGTTTACCAAGCTTGGAAAAATGGAATCTTCTCAAATCTTCGACAAATTTTATGCTAAAGATCTGGATCCTCCATCACAAGTTTCAAGACCAACTTTTGACTTGGGTTTAGAACCAAGTGATCAAAATGGAGAAGAGGTGCAGCAGCCTGCAATTGATCTAGGTGCACCTGATCCACCTCAAATCCATCTTGCAGCTGCGCCTGCGCATAATGAAGCTCCAGCTGCTAGAGGAGCATCAGATCAAGCTCAAACGGATCCCTCGGATGAGCAAGATCAAATCGATACTGTACCTACACTTAATGAAGCCTCTGCAATTGTTTTAGCTGCAGCTGAAAAAGTTCGTTTGAAAGCTGATCTTCAGCAACCTGAACAAGAAGTATGAACATGTTCTAAACCTAGTACATATATCCTTCTGATACATATAACCAACAATACGTATATCAATTTTTGGTCAAATAGTTCGTAGTCTGATTTGTTTCAAATGCAGGGAATAAGGAAACCTTGGGATCCCATTCCATTCAATGaagtagaaaggaagaagaaaatgaagaatgacAGAAAGCAACAGCCTACTAAACAATTAGAGAGTCTTGTAAGTACCTAAATCTACTTCTGTttaatgaatttatgttttgtttttaatgATGCTTTTAGCATATGTACTAATGCTGCCGATTCTCAAACAGAAGTATCCAGTTTTAGATGCTGAAAAGGCAGAGGAAGCTcgactgaagaagaatatgagcgCCGAAAAAGCTAAAGCATATGCTGAGACTCTCCAACTTCTTTCTGAGCTACAGAAGGtaattataattaccaaaaaaGTGAAAAGTAACAAATTTATCAATACTTAATGGACCACTTATGTTACATATGTTCAATAACATGGGAAAAACCAACAGTACATATGTTATGTACTCAGTGAAACTAAAAGTACATAACTTCTGTACTGAAAAGAATCCAAGAATACATATGTTCTAttctgttcatttttttttttgcttttttagtctctcattttttttttacgtTTATGGTACATTGAAGGATAACGAACCTGGAGTTAGTCAAACATCATAGGAAGATGACGTAATACTTGCCAAGAGACTCGAAGATAGGCTGGCTACAAAGAGTAATGAAGTCAAACCAATAGCGAAGTCGACTACGTCAGTCATGGACAAGGAGAAGAAAAAGCCGACTATCTCAACCAAGGAGAAGAAACTTACTCCAAAAATCACATACACCCCTTAGAAGCCAGTAACTCGAAGCCACCCGCAGAAAAGAGTTGATCCTGAGTTTGCTAGTGGCAAAGGACTTTCGGGACATAAAAGGCGAAAAACAAAGTCCAGAACTGAAAACCCAGTTGGAAAAGATTTCCCAGCAGAGAAAGTTCAGAAAAAGGATAgcgagaatgtgagaaagagaaaagctaaaggTGATCCAAATCTGCAAGAACTTACTAAAAAAGTGAAGAATGCACGCAAGTTGTTGAGCCTAAGGAAATCTCCGTTCTATAAGGAATGACAGTGCACGTTGCCTTGTTGTGGTGAGTTTTCTTCTTACAGTTGGAACAACGGACGGACTTCCTAGCTTTCTCCCATGCATTCTTGATACGATTTCCCTTTGGCCTACCTGGTGGAACTCGTGGATGGGGTGGAAAAATAGTATCCTCTGGCAGATACTGCTCTGGCCTGTTGTAGTTGGGGATTGGTCTGATAGCAATTGAATACAGCTGCTGAAAATTTGTAACTTTGAAGTAGTCTTCGATATAATCTACGTATCGATCACCTTTGGCAGATATAGCTGTTGTAGCAtgagagcatggaaaaccataaacacgcCATCTTTGGCAGGTGCAAGTCTTGTTCAACAAATCAACATTGTGAgacctgcagatgcgtaaaaagctTTTCAGCACAAATAACTTAAAAGCATTACATATATGCAGCACtgcaaacaaatacaaaaaaaacaaaacatatgatTCACTCCTACATGTATGCTATAGTACAGTAAAATTTGTTTTATGGGATAAAGCTAACCTAGGCGAATGAATCTCATTTTATACGCAGATGTCTGAGTAACATTCCAAACTCGaccaatttgaatatgttctttAAGTAACGCCTCGTAGGTAGGAGTGAGCTTCTCTGGGTCCATCAAAAGACTCATTTCGCGACGTTCATTCATCAACTCCATAACGCGTAACCTATGAATGGAACAAAAATAACACCTGTAataaattttgaacaaaaaaaaatgaaccaaaaacaaagaaaacaccaacaaaaaaaacacacacacaaaccTGATCATGTCAACGAGGGCGCAGGCAGGCAACCTCTTGTCTTTCCGAATCCAATTATTGAAGGACTCAGCAACGCTCGATGTAGTCTGACCAAATCTACAGCCAGTGAAGAACGCGCTGGAACAATGTTCCCTAGGCATATTGCGGCAATACTCAGCAACCCCAGGCCTTCCCATTAACTCCATTTCCATTAGTGCTTCTTCATATCTTGCTGGTGTGAGAGCATAAGTTGCTTTTTTGAAACAAGCCATAACTTCTTTGTACTTCTCGTCCGATATCCTGATTGGTAAGTTTCCTTGCAAGTGGTAGTAACAATAGCCATTATGGGAAGTAGGAAAGTGTTTAGGAATAGCCCTCAACAATCCTTCATGATGATCAGACATAAAGGTGATAGGACGGTCATCAACAATGTTGCTAAGATTGCACATAAACCAATCCCAATTGTCAACATCCTCTCCTGGGACCAATGCAAAGACTAGCGGATAAAAACCTGGAAAAAACAAACAGTACATATATTATATACTGTCACTAAATATGTTGCTATATTCATAGACGTAACATATATTATGTACTGGAAAATAGACTAAGAATTTCCAGTACATAATAGACATATTATATTCAAAAAAGGTcttatgcttacatatatgaaTTAGTGTGTGTTAGACACAATAACTTTTCAGTACATAAATGGTATACTCAAAAAGTTCCAACGATTAAAAGCAGTGAATAACTTGTAAACAATAACAATTAAAACGTAATAAAGAGAACTTGCCTTGATTCCCATTCAGACAAGTAGAAGCCATAAGGGTACCTCTAAATCTCCCGGTCAGAAAAgttgcatcaacaaaaatcattggtcGACAAAGTCTATAACCTTCAATACAAGCGCCTATTGCGATGAATAACCTTTCAAATGTCTGAGTTGCATCGTTAAACTGAAAATCCGCATAAGAGCCAGGATTTGTTTctttcaatgaattcacccaccaaaccagatcagagtaagactttacatcattcccaaaaatttcatggtgtgaccgttccaaaccatgatatgcatggtgatatttgatattaacaccagcaccaacttttatataatcttcaatttcgcgaGGCTTGATAAGTGGGTTGTGCATCACACGATCATGAATAAGGTTGTGTACCAGCTTCTTCGATACTTTAGGACTTCTCAACTTCACACCATCTCCACAAGTGTGCCTCCCAACATACTTTTTTATCCTAAAAACATCGCAAGTAGAATCAATAGCAACTGCATGGATCATCCAAGTGCATGGGACTTTACTGCATTTCATTGTGAACCTTTCACGATCATTCTTCACCTTTGTTACGCGATACCCAGTCTTCAAACAATACTTTTGAAAGGCCAACCGaacaacatcaacaccaccacgaaAAAGCTTGTTAGGATTATCAAAAACATTCTCCCACCCATCGGACAGAAGAGGTttaacaatttcttttccatcagTTTCATAACTATCTCTATCTGCCCTAATCAGTTCTGAATTGTTGTCGACGTCGTTGAATGTAGAGGAACTACATCCACCAGCAGAAAGAAAATCCACATGCAGCTCAAAGAACGCCGATTTCTTTGAAAAATGCAAGGCAGCGAGACCATGAAGTTGAAAGTCAGCAATCACAGGCACTTTGacaccattctcaacataagtgatgataatctcagaagggttcaaggttctccagttttcacaaataagaaatttcaggtcatcaatactaaacttaaaagtaaccaggtgagcaaaatgatgatgcttatagtaaatgtatgcatagcagtaggtatttggattggaacactctgcatcagacatgttttgaacctgcaaatgtgacaaagatgtaacagtattaaaatacagtatttcacatacgtactgatgggtcaaactaaaaaaagtgagagatctatgcaagaaataGAATCTaagagcataaacaatgagtatgtcatatatgttctgctggataatacgatctgaaagtgagaacaaaactgattttgaaaagaaaacagaaagataatcaaatcgaaagctaaaataagctaaaaacttaacaatctaaccaaataactgaataaatacgaacaagattcataaaaaacaaacagaacacaaccaatctccatgatccaaaattcaaatcttaaacatgattcaaaaactaacaatgagtatgtcatatatgtactgctggataatacgatctgaaagtgaaaacaaacctgattttgaaaagaaaacagaaagataatcaaatcgaaagctaaaataagctaaaaacttaacaatctaaccaaataacttaataagtacgaacaagattcataaaaaacaaaatagaacacaaccaatctccatgaaactgtagcagaaagaagaaaatagaaaagattaagcaacatacCTGTTAAAATCACTAAGGAAATCTTCAAAAACCCTAGTCCAAAAGCGAGAAGAAGAAATAGAGCAGAAACCAGATGTGAAttcgctgtttttttttttagaaactttgaaaTAGGCTGCTTAAATATAGGTAGGATTGGAAGAGTAGTTTAGGTATTTGAAAATTTCACATGATTTGTCCCGCACGTGTATAGGACCTGGgattaaaaaattgggtccatttttatgttttctttttataaTGGACCACTAGTTACTCGGCTCTAGtggatggacctgccactaactagtatcactataatagtacctattgttAATTCCTAGTTATTTTAAATGGTTCATTAAGATGCTTCATTGGGGTTATATCCCATCCATCCTTTTGATGTGCATGGGAAATTGGAATCAGAGATATCATTTAATTACAATCTCGATTAGATAATTAGCTGGATTCCTTTGGTTCATGTAAATCCAAAAGTGTTTAGGTAAAATCTATATAGATTAGAGACTATTTAGCGTTGAAAATTAGTCTTGTTGTTGTCGCATGGGGAAAACGATGGACTGACTGACTTTTACTTGTGTGGAAGAAAGAGTAGTACTTTTGGGGAGTTGTTGTTGTGGTAGTGTTgacttgtaattttcttttctttcttttcgaCTCTTTTTTGTTGCTGAAAAGAAGTTGAAACCTCCTTCATTGGTGGTACTGGTAGTAGCTATAGAGTTGGGGAAAGTTGGGTAGGTTGTTGTTCTTTTGAATTGGATTCGATTGGATTGGATTGACAAATTGATTTGTAGCTTCCCAATGCTTCATCGATCATAATTTCCTCCGTGGGCCAAAACTTCAAAAGGTTTTTGAATGATTGATGATGATACTTTGCACTAGCCATAGGTCCATCTTCATTATGTAAAGTTTCATGGCCATGGGACCTTGTGTCGATCAGCTCACTAGCCAGTTCTGGTTATGTATCTGAGACCTTAATACCTTAACGAATGTAAACCATTACACAAATCTTCTTTAAATGGGGGTCATCATAGACAAACACGACGTccaaagaatgcattttggacaGCGGATACGAAACATCACAATGTTTTGTAAGTCCGATTTTTTTTCAGGAGTCTAGAATAGCTGCAGTAGTATTCTAGGATCATCAGAGAGTTTGTTTGAGAAAATTGGAAGTAGTAACTAAATGAGCTCAATTGACATTCCTTTTGTAGGTTTCAAAATGGGCTTGATCATCTGAACCCAGTTGATAATCCAAAATCTTAAACCTAACGAAATGGATCACCTACTTTCTATTTtgctcggttcctggaagccggATGAGATGGTTAAGAGATAGCTTAGGGGTTAGAGAAAATGACAAGGTTACTCTTTATTAAACAGAGAATTAAGGTTCAAACactgtttcttttcttcttctttttcttttttgtgcgaAACACCTCAAGGTTGGGACACTTAAGTATGTAAATCATAGTTCAACCTATATTTTTCGACTGTGGCAGTGCATCTGGTTTGAACTATAGAATGGTTTGATATTGTGAATCTACACATAAAAAGCACCTTGCATATCCAAAATTTGAGGTGTTTTTAGTGATAGACGTTACCActtcttttagatttttgtagAAACAAAATGGGCTTGATTATCTGAGCCCATTTGACAATCCAAAATCCACAGCTAACAGTAGCCAAGGCCGGGTGCCATACTCTGAATGAGTCCTAGGGGTGAGGAAAAATATCCAAATCCGTGGATTTTACCCAATCTGTGTGCTTAGGCCTTAGGGTCCAAGTCACATATGGTGCTAGATTAGAGGGTTTTAGTAGTGTACCGGAGATGCTGATTGGGTAGAGAAATCAACCAAAGCAAGCGGAACACCTCATCAAGGCTTAGATTTC
Proteins encoded in this window:
- the LOC113339571 gene encoding uncharacterized protein LOC113339571; protein product: MRFIRLVLHICNAFKLFVLKSFLRICRSHNVDLLNKTCTCQRWRVYGFPCSHATTAISAKGDRYVDYIEDYFKVTNFQQLYSIAIRPIPNYNRPEQYLPEDTIFPPHPRVPPGRPKGNRIKNAWEKARKSVRCSNSQKEVGESQHML